The proteins below are encoded in one region of Rhizobium sp. 9140:
- a CDS encoding ABCB family ABC transporter ATP-binding protein/permease encodes MTDQKKTVSADAGNPLQTILNLWPYMWPSDRADLKMRVVWATVILLIAKVVLLLVPYFFKWATDALNGRADMDGVLPAVMTGALMLVVAYNMARLLQAGLNQLRDALFASVGQHAVRQLAYRTFVHMHQLSLRFHLERRTGGLSRIIERGTKGIETIVRFTILNTVPTLIEFLLTAAIFWWGYGFSYLLVTAITVAVYIWFTIKASDWRISIRRSMNDSDTDANTKAIDSLLNFETVKYFGNEQMEATRFDQSMARYEKAATQVWTSLGWLNFGQALIFGLGTAIMMVMSALAVQRGEQTIGDFVFINAMLMQLSIPLNFIGFVYREIRQGLTDIEQMFDLLEVQAEVVDCPGARELAIDKGAIVFKDVHFAYDPARPILKGISFEVPAGKTVAVVGPSGAGKSTLSRLLYRFYDVQEGSITIDGQDVRSLTQKSLRAAIGMVPQDTVLFNDTIAYNIRYGRISASQAEVEAAAEIAQIGTFIETLPEGYDAMVGERGLKLSGGEKQRVAIARTVLKSPPILILDEATSALDTRTEQEIQAALDIVSRNRTTLVIAHRLSTVIQADEIIVLKDGVIAERGTHGELIDRDGLYASMWSRQREATQAAEQLKKVQDEDDLGIVTRRPPAV; translated from the coding sequence ATGACGGACCAGAAGAAGACCGTGTCGGCCGATGCCGGCAATCCGCTCCAGACCATCCTCAACCTGTGGCCCTATATGTGGCCGAGCGACCGCGCCGACCTGAAGATGCGCGTGGTCTGGGCAACGGTGATCCTGCTGATCGCCAAGGTCGTGCTGCTGCTCGTCCCCTATTTCTTCAAATGGGCGACCGACGCGCTGAACGGCCGCGCCGACATGGACGGGGTGCTCCCGGCCGTCATGACCGGCGCCCTGATGCTGGTCGTGGCCTACAATATGGCGCGTCTCCTGCAAGCCGGGCTTAATCAGTTGCGCGATGCGCTCTTTGCCAGCGTCGGCCAGCATGCGGTGCGCCAACTCGCCTATCGCACCTTCGTCCACATGCATCAGCTGTCGCTGCGCTTCCACCTGGAGCGCCGCACCGGCGGCCTGTCGCGCATCATCGAACGCGGCACGAAGGGCATCGAGACGATCGTCCGGTTCACGATTCTCAATACCGTGCCGACGCTGATCGAATTTCTGCTGACGGCGGCAATCTTCTGGTGGGGCTATGGTTTCTCCTACCTGCTGGTCACTGCCATCACAGTTGCGGTCTACATCTGGTTCACCATCAAAGCGAGCGACTGGCGCATCTCCATCCGCCGCTCGATGAACGACAGCGACACGGACGCCAACACCAAGGCGATCGATTCGCTGCTCAACTTCGAAACCGTCAAATATTTCGGCAACGAGCAGATGGAGGCGACGCGCTTCGACCAGTCGATGGCGCGCTACGAGAAGGCGGCAACGCAGGTCTGGACCTCGCTCGGCTGGCTGAACTTCGGTCAGGCGCTGATCTTCGGTCTCGGCACGGCCATCATGATGGTCATGTCCGCGCTCGCGGTGCAGCGCGGCGAACAGACCATCGGCGATTTCGTCTTCATCAATGCCATGCTGATGCAGCTCTCGATCCCGCTCAACTTCATCGGCTTCGTCTATCGCGAAATCCGGCAGGGCCTGACGGATATCGAGCAGATGTTCGATCTGCTCGAGGTGCAGGCCGAGGTGGTCGACTGTCCCGGCGCGAGGGAACTCGCGATCGACAAGGGTGCCATCGTCTTCAAGGACGTGCATTTCGCCTATGATCCGGCACGCCCGATCCTGAAGGGGATCAGCTTCGAGGTTCCCGCCGGCAAGACCGTCGCCGTGGTCGGCCCCTCGGGCGCCGGCAAGTCCACGCTGTCGCGCCTGCTCTACCGGTTCTACGACGTGCAGGAAGGGTCTATCACCATCGACGGGCAGGACGTTCGCAGCCTGACGCAGAAGAGCCTGCGCGCGGCGATCGGTATGGTTCCGCAGGATACGGTGCTCTTCAACGACACCATCGCCTACAATATCCGCTACGGCCGCATTTCCGCTTCGCAGGCGGAGGTGGAGGCCGCTGCCGAGATCGCTCAGATCGGTACTTTCATCGAGACGCTGCCGGAGGGCTACGACGCCATGGTCGGCGAGCGCGGGCTGAAACTGTCGGGCGGCGAGAAGCAGCGCGTGGCCATCGCCCGCACCGTGCTGAAGAGCCCGCCGATCCTCATCCTCGACGAGGCCACCTCGGCGCTCGATACCCGCACGGAGCAGGAGATCCAGGCCGCACTCGATATCGTCTCGCGCAACCGCACGACGCTGGTCATCGCGCACCGCCTCTCCACCGTCATCCAAGCCGACGAGATCATCGTTCTCAAGGACGGCGTCATCGCCGAACGCGGCACGCACGGCGAACTGATCGACCGGGACGGCCTCTACGCCTCGATGTGGAGCCGCCAGCGCGAAGCGACCCAGGCCGCCGAGCAGCTAAAGAAGGTGCAGGACGAAGACGACCTCGGCATCGTTACCCGCCGCCCTCCGGCGGTGTAG
- a CDS encoding phosphatidylserine decarboxylase: MSLITSVRNTLVPINKAGYPFITGFFVVSLLLGFLWEPLLWIGFILTAWCAYFFRDPERVTPVDDDLVISPADGRVSSIAHIVPPEELGLGLEPMLRISVFMNVFNCHVNRAPMRGTITRIAYRAGQFVNAELDKASSENERNGLVIETAHGAIGTVQIAGLVARRIICWSSQGEQLQAGQRFGLIRFGSRLDVFLPAGAEPRVSLGQLAIAGETVLAEFGSDKGPTLGRRD; this comes from the coding sequence ATGAGCCTGATCACGTCCGTTCGCAACACGCTGGTGCCGATCAACAAGGCCGGTTATCCGTTCATTACCGGGTTCTTCGTCGTCTCCCTTCTTCTCGGCTTCCTGTGGGAGCCGCTGCTCTGGATCGGCTTCATCCTCACGGCATGGTGCGCCTATTTCTTCCGCGATCCCGAGCGCGTGACGCCAGTCGATGACGATCTCGTCATCAGCCCGGCTGACGGGCGCGTCTCGTCTATCGCCCATATCGTTCCGCCGGAAGAGCTGGGCCTCGGCCTTGAGCCGATGCTGCGCATTTCCGTCTTCATGAACGTCTTCAATTGCCACGTGAACCGCGCCCCGATGCGCGGCACCATTACGCGCATCGCTTATCGCGCAGGCCAGTTCGTCAATGCCGAACTCGACAAGGCCAGCAGCGAGAACGAGCGCAACGGCCTCGTCATAGAGACGGCGCATGGCGCCATCGGCACCGTGCAGATTGCCGGCCTCGTCGCCCGGCGCATCATCTGCTGGTCCTCGCAGGGCGAGCAGCTGCAGGCCGGTCAGCGCTTCGGCCTCATCCGTTTCGGCTCGCGCCTCGATGTCTTCCTGCCCGCCGGCGCCGAGCCGCGCGTGAGCCTCGGACAGCTCGCCATCGCCGGCGAGACCGTGCTGGCGGAATTCGGCTCCGACAAAGGCCCGACCCTCGGCCGCCGCGATTGA
- the pssA gene encoding CDP-diacylglycerol--serine O-phosphatidyltransferase, with protein MDTTPFPPYEPNGPNDDEARGPRLREIPLRLLIPNLITVLAICAGLTGVRLAFEGRFELAVAMVLVAAFLDGVDGRIARLLKATSKFGVQMDSLADIVNFGVAPALVLFAYVLDEAKSIGWIAALIYVIAAGLRLARFNVMAERDIKAKWQSEYFVGVPAPAGAMLVLLPVYLGLIGVEPSRTMGLVFSAYTLLIAFLLVSRLPVWSGKSENRVRRDLVLPVILAVVIYVATLMSFTWETMVITAIAYLATLPFGARAWKKKYGSKWPEHPEGVRDDGLPGQ; from the coding sequence ATGGATACGACGCCGTTTCCCCCCTATGAGCCGAACGGGCCGAACGACGACGAGGCCCGCGGGCCGCGCCTGCGGGAGATCCCGCTACGTCTGCTCATACCCAACCTGATCACGGTGCTGGCCATCTGCGCCGGCCTCACCGGCGTGCGGCTGGCCTTCGAAGGGCGGTTCGAGCTGGCGGTGGCCATGGTGCTGGTGGCGGCTTTTCTCGATGGCGTCGATGGGCGCATCGCGCGTCTCTTGAAGGCCACCTCGAAATTCGGTGTGCAGATGGATTCGCTCGCCGATATCGTCAATTTCGGCGTCGCCCCGGCACTGGTGCTGTTCGCCTATGTGCTGGACGAGGCCAAGTCGATCGGCTGGATCGCCGCCCTGATCTACGTCATCGCCGCCGGCCTGCGTCTTGCGCGGTTCAACGTGATGGCCGAGCGCGACATCAAGGCGAAGTGGCAGTCGGAATATTTCGTCGGCGTTCCCGCGCCGGCCGGCGCCATGCTGGTGCTGCTGCCGGTCTATCTCGGCCTCATCGGTGTCGAGCCCAGCCGCACCATGGGCCTCGTCTTCTCGGCCTATACGCTGCTCATCGCCTTCCTGCTCGTCAGCCGTCTGCCCGTATGGTCCGGCAAGTCGGAAAATCGCGTTCGCCGCGATCTCGTTCTCCCGGTCATCTTGGCCGTGGTCATCTATGTCGCGACCCTGATGAGCTTCACCTGGGAAACCATGGTCATCACCGCCATCGCCTATCTCGCCACACTCCCCTTCGGTGCCCGCGCCTGGAAAAAGAAGTACGGCAGCAAATGGCCGGAGCACCCGGAGGGTGTGCGGGACGACGGCCTGCCGGGGCAATGA
- a CDS encoding LysR family transcriptional regulator ArgP, translating to MLDYISLRAVSAVVQTGSFEKAARLLNVTPSAVSQRVKTLEERLGTALVIRGSPCTATEKGTWLCRHMETVGMLESELFTHLPALADPLLPGARITLHVATNADSLATWFLTAASTFSRASPHLLNIAVDDQDHTAEWLQQGRVLAAVTSLEAPVSGCRRTPLGALRYRATASPDFVERYFAQGLTATALAQAPAMTFNQKDRLQSRWLRQTLGEEPVCPTHWLPSTQSFVEASLSGMGWGMNPEILVGEHLASGRLVELIPDTPLDVPLFWQINRLAADQLTALTRAVVDTARAVLHPL from the coding sequence ATGCTCGACTATATCTCGCTTCGGGCGGTGTCTGCCGTCGTGCAGACAGGCAGTTTCGAAAAGGCGGCACGCCTGCTGAACGTCACGCCGTCTGCCGTTTCGCAACGGGTGAAGACGCTGGAGGAGCGATTGGGAACGGCGCTGGTCATTCGCGGCTCGCCTTGCACGGCGACGGAAAAGGGGACGTGGCTCTGCCGGCACATGGAGACGGTGGGCATGCTGGAGAGCGAGCTTTTCACCCACCTGCCGGCCCTTGCCGATCCGCTGTTGCCCGGCGCGCGGATCACCCTGCACGTCGCCACCAATGCCGACAGCCTCGCCACCTGGTTCCTGACGGCGGCATCGACATTCTCCCGCGCATCGCCGCATCTCCTCAACATCGCGGTGGACGATCAGGACCATACGGCGGAGTGGCTGCAACAGGGGCGCGTGCTGGCGGCCGTGACGTCGCTGGAGGCGCCGGTTTCCGGCTGTCGCCGGACACCGCTGGGCGCCTTGCGGTATCGCGCGACAGCGAGCCCGGATTTCGTGGAGCGATATTTTGCGCAGGGCCTGACCGCAACCGCCTTGGCCCAGGCGCCAGCAATGACCTTTAACCAGAAGGACCGGCTTCAGAGCCGGTGGCTCCGGCAGACGCTCGGCGAGGAGCCGGTGTGTCCCACGCACTGGCTGCCTTCCACGCAGAGCTTCGTGGAGGCGAGCCTCTCAGGAATGGGATGGGGCATGAACCCGGAGATCCTCGTCGGCGAGCACTTGGCCAGCGGCCGGCTGGTCGAGCTTATCCCGGATACCCCGCTGGATGTGCCACTGTTCTGGCAGATCAACCGGCTTGCGGCCGACCAGCTGACCGCGTTGACACGGGCCGTGGTCGATACGGCTCGGGCTGTGCTTCACCCCTTGTAA
- a CDS encoding LysE/ArgO family amino acid transporter, with product MPPAALLDDMTVGAFTTGLAMGLTLIVAIGAQNAFVLRQGLRNEHILAVCLACAVSDAALIALGVTSFRQIAQILPGIDPFMRYGGAAFLFVYGARSLLSAIRASGALDIAGQTGRGLGVTLATCLALTWLNPHVYLDTVILLGTISTRFPGAQTAFAIGAMSASFLFFFSLGYGACRLRPLFEKPSAWRILEAIIGVVMFAIALRLVMGM from the coding sequence ATGCCGCCTGCCGCACTGCTCGACGATATGACCGTGGGCGCCTTTACGACCGGCCTCGCAATGGGCCTTACTCTCATCGTCGCCATCGGCGCGCAGAACGCCTTCGTGCTGCGACAGGGTCTTCGCAACGAGCATATCCTCGCCGTCTGCCTCGCCTGCGCGGTGTCCGATGCTGCCCTGATCGCCCTGGGTGTCACGAGCTTCCGCCAGATTGCGCAGATCCTCCCCGGCATTGATCCGTTCATGCGCTATGGCGGCGCTGCCTTCCTGTTCGTCTACGGCGCGCGCAGCCTGCTGTCGGCCATTCGTGCGTCCGGTGCTCTCGATATCGCCGGGCAGACGGGACGCGGCCTCGGCGTCACGCTTGCGACCTGCCTCGCGCTGACCTGGCTCAACCCGCATGTCTATCTCGACACCGTCATCCTGCTCGGCACCATCTCGACGCGGTTTCCCGGCGCACAGACCGCCTTTGCCATCGGCGCGATGTCGGCTTCCTTCCTGTTTTTCTTTTCGCTCGGCTATGGCGCGTGTCGCTTGCGCCCGCTTTTCGAGAAGCCGTCGGCGTGGCGCATTCTGGAGGCGATCATCGGCGTGGTGATGTTCGCGATCGCCCTGCGGCTGGTGATGGGAATGTAG
- a CDS encoding SDR family NAD(P)-dependent oxidoreductase, producing MNPIDLKGRIALVTGASRGIGYFTALELARAGAQVIACARTVGGLEELDDTVKAEGGLPVTLVPFDLADMDAIDRLGAAIHARWGRLDILVANAGVLGTISPIGHVEAKVFEKVMTINVTATWRLIRTVEPLMVQSDAGRALILSSSAAHTCKPFWGPYSASKAAVEALARTWAGETQRLPLRILSVDPGGTRTAMRAQAMPGEDPQTVPHPSEIARMLLPLVGPDQTETGKLFIVRQKRIVDYRLPD from the coding sequence ATGAACCCGATCGACCTGAAGGGGCGCATTGCCCTCGTGACCGGCGCCTCGCGCGGCATCGGCTATTTCACGGCTCTCGAGCTCGCCCGTGCCGGCGCGCAGGTGATCGCCTGTGCGCGAACCGTCGGCGGGCTTGAGGAGCTGGACGATACGGTCAAGGCCGAGGGCGGGCTTCCGGTTACGCTGGTACCTTTCGACCTGGCCGACATGGACGCGATCGACCGGCTGGGCGCAGCTATCCACGCGCGCTGGGGCCGGCTCGATATCCTCGTCGCCAATGCCGGCGTGCTCGGCACGATTTCGCCCATCGGCCATGTCGAGGCGAAGGTGTTCGAGAAGGTCATGACCATCAACGTCACCGCGACATGGCGGCTGATCCGGACGGTGGAGCCATTGATGGTTCAGTCGGATGCCGGGCGGGCGCTCATCCTCTCCTCGTCGGCCGCGCACACGTGCAAGCCGTTCTGGGGTCCGTACTCCGCCTCCAAGGCGGCCGTCGAGGCGCTGGCGCGGACATGGGCCGGGGAAACCCAACGCCTGCCCTTGCGCATCCTGTCGGTCGATCCGGGCGGCACGCGCACGGCCATGCGGGCGCAGGCCATGCCGGGCGAAGATCCGCAAACCGTTCCGCACCCCTCTGAGATCGCCCGCATGCTCCTGCCGCTCGTCGGCCCGGACCAGACGGAGACCGGCAAGCTGTTCATTGTTCGCCAGAAGCGGATCGTGGATTACCGCCTGCCGGATTGA
- the purF gene encoding amidophosphoribosyltransferase, with product MTLPDSNASASAAASLRAREIHDEIDGDTLHEECGVFGILGHEDAATLTALGLHALQHRGQEAAGIVTFDGRQFYTEKRMGLVGDHYTDPATLAKLPGFIGIGHTRYSTTGEVALRNVQPLFAELEVGGIAIAHNGNLTNGLTLRRQLIADGAICQSTSDTEVVLHLIARSKHAGSGERFVDAIRQVEGGYSMLAITRTKLMAARDPYGIRPLVMGELDGKPIFASETCALDIIGAKFVRDVENGEVVICEIQPDGSISIESRKAEAPMPERLCLFEYVYFARPDSVVGGRNVYVARKNMGINLAKEAPVEADVVVPVPDGGTPAAIGFAQASGIPFELGIIRNHYVGRTFIEPTQSIRAFGVKLKHSANRAMIEGKRVVLIDDSIVRGTTSLKIVQMIREAGALEVHIRVASPMIYHPDFYGIDTPDAEKLLANQHADLASMCAFIGADSLEFLSIDGLYRAVGGEPRNPKAPQFTDHYFTGDYPTRLLDREGTSNVRKLSVMASNG from the coding sequence ATGACCCTGCCCGATTCCAACGCTTCTGCTTCTGCCGCCGCCAGCCTGCGTGCGCGCGAGATCCACGACGAGATCGACGGCGATACGCTGCACGAAGAGTGCGGCGTTTTCGGCATTCTCGGGCATGAGGACGCAGCCACGCTGACGGCGCTCGGCCTGCATGCGCTCCAGCATCGCGGACAGGAAGCAGCCGGCATCGTCACCTTCGACGGGCGGCAGTTCTACACTGAGAAGCGGATGGGTCTCGTCGGCGACCACTACACGGATCCCGCAACGCTTGCCAAACTGCCGGGCTTCATCGGCATCGGCCATACGCGCTATTCGACGACCGGCGAAGTGGCGCTGCGCAACGTGCAGCCGCTCTTTGCCGAACTCGAGGTCGGCGGCATCGCGATTGCGCATAACGGCAACCTGACCAACGGCCTGACGTTGCGCCGGCAGCTGATCGCCGATGGCGCCATCTGTCAGTCGACATCGGATACCGAAGTCGTGCTCCACCTTATCGCCCGTTCCAAGCATGCCGGCTCCGGCGAGCGGTTCGTCGATGCGATCCGCCAGGTCGAGGGCGGCTATTCGATGCTCGCCATCACCCGCACCAAGCTGATGGCGGCACGCGATCCCTACGGCATCCGCCCGCTCGTCATGGGCGAGCTCGACGGCAAGCCGATCTTCGCGTCCGAAACCTGCGCGCTGGACATTATCGGCGCGAAGTTCGTCCGCGATGTCGAGAACGGCGAGGTCGTGATCTGCGAGATCCAGCCAGACGGTTCGATCAGCATCGAATCGCGCAAGGCGGAAGCGCCGATGCCGGAGCGGCTCTGCCTGTTCGAATATGTCTATTTTGCCCGGCCCGATTCGGTCGTCGGCGGCCGCAACGTCTATGTCGCCCGCAAGAACATGGGCATCAACCTCGCCAAGGAAGCACCTGTCGAGGCCGATGTCGTCGTCCCGGTTCCCGATGGCGGCACCCCGGCGGCGATCGGCTTTGCGCAGGCGAGCGGCATTCCGTTCGAACTCGGCATCATCCGCAACCATTATGTCGGGCGCACCTTCATCGAGCCGACGCAGTCGATCCGCGCCTTCGGCGTGAAACTGAAGCATTCCGCCAACCGCGCGATGATCGAGGGCAAGCGGGTCGTTCTGATCGACGATTCCATCGTGCGCGGCACGACCTCGCTGAAGATCGTCCAGATGATCCGCGAGGCGGGTGCGCTGGAAGTGCATATCCGCGTTGCAAGCCCGATGATCTACCATCCGGATTTCTATGGGATCGATACGCCGGACGCCGAGAAGCTGCTGGCCAACCAGCATGCGGACCTCGCTTCCATGTGCGCCTTCATAGGCGCGGATTCGCTGGAGTTCCTGTCCATCGACGGTCTCTACCGCGCCGTCGGCGGCGAGCCGCGCAACCCCAAGGCGCCGCAATTCACCGACCATTATTTCACCGGCGACTATCCGACGCGCCTGCTCGACCGCGAAGGGACCAGCAATGTGCGCAAGCTGTCCGTCATGGCGAGCAATGGCTGA
- a CDS encoding CvpA family protein yields the protein MPITILDGIVIGVALFSAVLAMVRGFSREVLSVASWLGAAAAAYFLYPYLKPYAAQYTTSDAIATAGSAGVIFLVALIIISFITMRIADFIIDSRIGALDRTLGFLFGAARGVLLIVVAMLFFNWIVKPEQQPTWVIQAKSKPLLDNLGTKLVALLPEDVGTTVVNRLTGKPTPEGELDGTTPPNEPVPSDDAPALAPASPTTNN from the coding sequence ATGCCCATAACCATTCTCGACGGGATCGTGATCGGTGTCGCGCTGTTCTCGGCCGTCCTTGCGATGGTCCGCGGTTTCTCGCGCGAGGTGCTTTCGGTCGCCAGCTGGCTCGGCGCCGCAGCAGCGGCCTATTTCCTCTATCCCTATCTGAAGCCCTACGCGGCGCAGTACACGACGAGCGATGCCATCGCCACGGCCGGTTCGGCCGGCGTCATCTTCCTCGTCGCCCTGATCATCATCTCCTTCATCACGATGCGGATTGCGGATTTCATTATCGACAGCCGCATCGGCGCACTCGACCGTACGCTCGGCTTCCTGTTCGGTGCAGCGCGTGGCGTTCTCCTGATCGTCGTCGCCATGCTGTTCTTCAACTGGATCGTGAAGCCCGAGCAGCAGCCGACCTGGGTCATCCAGGCGAAATCGAAGCCGCTGCTCGACAATCTTGGCACCAAGCTGGTGGCGCTGCTTCCGGAAGATGTCGGCACCACCGTCGTCAACCGCCTGACCGGCAAGCCGACGCCCGAGGGAGAGCTGGACGGCACGACGCCGCCGAACGAGCCGGTGCCGTCGGACGATGCTCCGGCCCTTGCGCCTGCTTCGCCGACGACCAACAACTGA
- the radA gene encoding DNA repair protein RadA, translating to MAKARTNFICQNCGTVTSRWVGKCEGCGQWNTIVEEDPLGGIGGGPGKTPKKGRPVALTTLSGETEDAPRITTGISEFDRALGGGFVRGSAVLIGGDPGIGKSTVLMQAAAALSRNGHRIIYVSGEEAVAQVRLRAQRLGAADTDVLLAAETNVEDILATVAEGKRPDLFIVDSIQTLWSDVVDSAPGTVTQVRTGVQAMIRFAKQTGATVVLVGHVTKEGQIAGPRVVEHMVDAVLYFEGDRGHHYRILRTVKNRFGPTDEIGVFEMSDKGLREVTNPSELFLGERNAKSPGAAVFAGMEGTRPVLVEVQALVAPTSLGTPRRAVVGWDSARLSMILAVLEAHCSVRLGQHDVYLNVAGGYRIAEPAADLAVASALVSSLAGLALPTDCVYFGEISLSGAIRPVAHTAQRLKESEKLGFSQAVLPSASPDLPKGSGMVLGEMESLPDLVARIAGSKGALRQTDEDD from the coding sequence ATGGCCAAGGCCAGAACGAATTTCATCTGCCAGAATTGCGGCACCGTCACCTCCCGCTGGGTGGGAAAGTGCGAGGGCTGCGGACAGTGGAACACCATCGTCGAGGAAGATCCGCTGGGCGGCATCGGCGGCGGGCCGGGCAAGACGCCGAAGAAGGGGCGCCCCGTGGCGCTGACCACGTTGTCCGGCGAAACCGAAGATGCGCCGCGCATCACGACCGGCATCTCGGAGTTCGACCGGGCGCTTGGCGGCGGCTTCGTACGCGGCTCGGCCGTGCTGATCGGCGGTGATCCCGGTATCGGCAAATCCACGGTGCTGATGCAGGCGGCGGCAGCTCTTTCGCGCAACGGCCATCGTATCATCTACGTCTCGGGCGAAGAGGCCGTGGCGCAGGTGCGGCTGCGGGCGCAGCGGCTCGGCGCTGCGGATACCGACGTGCTGCTCGCCGCCGAAACCAATGTCGAGGACATCCTGGCAACGGTGGCGGAGGGCAAGCGGCCCGATCTCTTCATCGTCGATTCCATCCAAACGCTCTGGAGCGATGTGGTCGATTCGGCACCTGGCACGGTCACGCAGGTGCGCACCGGCGTGCAGGCGATGATCCGGTTTGCCAAGCAGACCGGCGCAACCGTCGTCCTCGTCGGCCATGTGACCAAGGAAGGGCAGATCGCAGGCCCGCGCGTGGTCGAGCACATGGTCGATGCCGTGCTCTATTTCGAGGGCGACCGGGGGCATCACTACCGCATCCTGCGCACGGTCAAGAACCGTTTCGGGCCGACCGACGAGATCGGCGTGTTCGAAATGTCCGACAAGGGCCTGCGCGAGGTCACCAATCCGTCGGAGCTTTTCCTAGGCGAGCGCAACGCGAAATCGCCGGGTGCCGCCGTCTTCGCCGGCATGGAGGGTACGCGGCCGGTGCTGGTGGAAGTGCAGGCACTGGTGGCGCCGACCTCGCTCGGAACGCCGCGCCGTGCCGTCGTCGGATGGGATTCGGCGCGGCTGTCGATGATTCTTGCCGTGCTGGAAGCGCATTGCAGCGTGCGGCTCGGACAACACGACGTCTATCTCAACGTGGCCGGAGGATACCGTATCGCGGAACCGGCAGCCGACCTTGCCGTCGCTTCCGCACTGGTTTCCTCGCTTGCCGGTCTTGCCCTTCCCACCGATTGCGTTTATTTCGGCGAAATCAGCCTGTCCGGGGCCATCCGGCCGGTTGCGCATACGGCCCAGCGTCTGAAGGAATCCGAGAAACTCGGCTTCTCGCAAGCTGTCCTGCCGTCCGCCTCCCCCGACTTGCCCAAGGGCTCGGGCATGGTGTTGGGCGAGATGGAAAGCCTGCCGGATCTGGTCGCGCGCATCGCCGGTTCCAAGGGTGCGCTGCGCCAGACGGATGAGGACGATTGA
- a CDS encoding type II toxin-antitoxin system RelE/ParE family toxin yields the protein MADAFDYIAEENAVAADAFVTDITNHIEGMAGLGLIGTSRPFVAGLRCFVYRERCIYFFVTETELNIARVLHGRRAISASTFIESDTD from the coding sequence TTGGCGGACGCGTTTGACTACATTGCGGAAGAGAACGCCGTCGCAGCCGACGCCTTCGTAACCGACATTACGAATCACATCGAAGGGATGGCAGGCCTCGGCCTGATTGGCACAAGCCGTCCTTTCGTTGCCGGCCTCAGGTGTTTCGTCTATCGCGAGCGCTGTATCTATTTTTTCGTTACCGAAACGGAACTGAACATCGCGCGCGTCCTCCACGGCCGCCGGGCAATCTCCGCATCCACCTTTATCGAAAGCGATACCGACTGA
- a CDS encoding type II toxin-antitoxin system ParD family antitoxin, which translates to MTDIHLSDEDRAFIEGQLKTGAYRTADDVIRAGLQVLREEDEALRRLIKVGEDDLKAGRYVTFEKAGDLKKHILALARERQDVRSAPEHEPSGTERLGGRV; encoded by the coding sequence ATGACTGACATCCATTTGAGCGACGAAGACCGCGCCTTCATCGAAGGGCAGCTGAAAACCGGTGCCTACCGCACCGCAGACGATGTGATTCGCGCCGGACTTCAGGTTCTGCGCGAGGAGGACGAGGCGTTGCGGCGCCTGATCAAGGTCGGCGAGGACGATTTGAAGGCGGGGCGTTACGTAACGTTCGAGAAGGCCGGCGACCTGAAGAAACATATCCTCGCACTCGCACGGGAACGACAAGATGTTCGCTCGGCGCCTGAACATGAGCCGTCGGGCACTGAGAGACTTGGCGGACGCGTTTGA